The Coffea arabica cultivar ET-39 chromosome 4e, Coffea Arabica ET-39 HiFi, whole genome shotgun sequence genome includes a window with the following:
- the LOC113741205 gene encoding ubiquitin-conjugating enzyme E2 5 isoform X2 — translation MTSPSKRREMDVMKLMMSDYSVETVNDGLSEFNVLFHGPKESIYEGGVWKVHVELPDAYPYKSPSIGFVNKIFHPNVDELSGSVCLDVINQSWSPMFDLLNIFEVFLPQLLLYPNPSDPLNGDAASLMMKDKTQYEQKVKEYCERYAKAENFVKSKEDEESEEEDISDGHCTSSDDEIPGLEDP, via the exons ATGACTTCTCCAAGTAAACGAAGGGAGATGGATGTAATGAAGTT GATGATGAGCGATTACAGTGTGGAAACCGTAAATGATGGGCTCAGTGAATTCAATGTGCTATTTCATGGTCCAAAAGAAA GCATATATGAAGGTGGGGTGTGGAAAGTCCATGTTGAGCTTCCTGATGCTTATCCATACAAGTCTCCTTCAATAGGATTTGTTAACAAGATTTTCCACCCAAATGTTGATGAATT GTCCGGTTCTGTCTGCTTAGATGTTATTAATCAATCATGGAGCCCTATGTTTG ATCTTTTAAACATTTTTGAAGTGTTTCTTCCACAGCTTTTACTTTATCCTAATCCTTCTGATCCATTAAATGGTGATGCTGCATCATTAATGATGAAGGACAAAACTCAATATGAACAGAAAGTTAAAG AGTACTGTGAACGCTATGCGAAGGCGGAGAACTTTGTGAAGTCCAAAGAGGATGAAGAGAGTGAAGAAGAGGACATCAGTGATGGACACTGCACATCATCCGATGATGAAATTCCAGGACTAGAAGACCCTTGA
- the LOC113741164 gene encoding RING-H2 finger protein ATL46-like — MGKISPIVLLVIIILAVIFFVYGLLHLLFRYFMKIPSFSAVSQSNRNRETSGSHALQRQLQQLFQMHDSGLDQALIDALPIFYYKDIMGLKEPFDCAVCLCEFSDQDMLRLLPLCSHAFHLNCIDTWLLSNSTCPLCRSVISSGTPIGNNPLFNFHGSRERSNRSLVDSENEHYCNHKPDIMQESASEMRVFSVRLGKYRSINEEGRNGDHRSDQMEMISSCNLDGRRCYSMGTFQYIVNSEMQVALSDGDSLKLIKGSVDQGNFAPDNTEREGKKICARTRRESFSVSKIWLWSKEESSQSLSENTLNVNSFNVDMPMIEGTH; from the coding sequence ATGGGCAAAATCAGTCCAATAGTTCTACTAGTTATAATCATCCTAGCAGTAATCTTCTTTGTCTATGGTTTGCTTCATCTTCTCTTTAGATATTTCATGAAGATACCATCTTTTTCAGCGGTTTCTCAATCCAATAGAAACAGAGAAACCTCAGGTTCCCATGCTCTTCAAAGACAGCTGCAACAACTCTTTCAGATGCATGATTCTGGCCTTGACCAAGCTCTTATTGATGCCTTGCCAATCTTTTATTACAAAGACATTATGGGATTGAAGGAGCCATTTGATtgtgctgtttgcttgtgtgaattttcTGACCAAGATATGCTAAGATTACTTCCCCTTTGCAGCCATGCTTTTCATCTAAATTGCATAGATACTTGGTTACTATCAAACTCTACCTGTCCATTATGTAGAAGTGTCATTAGCTCCGGGACTCCCATTGGAAATAACCCTTTGTTTAATTTTCATGGATCAAGAGAAAGATCGAATCGCTCTTTGGTGGACTCTGAGAATGAGCACTATTGCAACCACAAGCCAGATATTATGCAAGAAAGCGCAAGCGAAATGAGAGTTTTTTCTGTTAGGCTCGGCAAGTatagaagcattaatgaagaGGGTAGGAATGGAGACCATAGAAGTGATCAGATGGAAATGATCAGTAGCTGCAACTTGGATGGAAGGAGATGCTACTCAATGGGCACATTTCAGTATATAGTTAATTCTGAGATGCAAGTGGCTTTATCCGATGGAGATAGTCTGAAACTAATCAAAGGTAGTGTTGATCAAGGAAACTTTGCACCTGACAATACGGAAAGAGAAGGAAAGAAGATCTGTGCTAGGACTAGAAGGGAGAGCTTTTCTGTGTCCAAGATATGGCTTTGGTCCAAGGAGGAGAGTTCTCAAAGCTTATCCGAAAACACATTAAATGTGAATTCTTTTAATGTTGATATGCCTATGATTGAAGGAACTCACTAA
- the LOC113741205 gene encoding ubiquitin-conjugating enzyme E2 5 isoform X1 has product MWVDLVDKGESLARNRMMSDYSVETVNDGLSEFNVLFHGPKESIYEGGVWKVHVELPDAYPYKSPSIGFVNKIFHPNVDELSGSVCLDVINQSWSPMFDLLNIFEVFLPQLLLYPNPSDPLNGDAASLMMKDKTQYEQKVKEYCERYAKAENFVKSKEDEESEEEDISDGHCTSSDDEIPGLEDP; this is encoded by the exons ATGTGGGTAGATCTGGTAGATAAAGGAGAAAGCCTAGCGAGGAACAG GATGATGAGCGATTACAGTGTGGAAACCGTAAATGATGGGCTCAGTGAATTCAATGTGCTATTTCATGGTCCAAAAGAAA GCATATATGAAGGTGGGGTGTGGAAAGTCCATGTTGAGCTTCCTGATGCTTATCCATACAAGTCTCCTTCAATAGGATTTGTTAACAAGATTTTCCACCCAAATGTTGATGAATT GTCCGGTTCTGTCTGCTTAGATGTTATTAATCAATCATGGAGCCCTATGTTTG ATCTTTTAAACATTTTTGAAGTGTTTCTTCCACAGCTTTTACTTTATCCTAATCCTTCTGATCCATTAAATGGTGATGCTGCATCATTAATGATGAAGGACAAAACTCAATATGAACAGAAAGTTAAAG AGTACTGTGAACGCTATGCGAAGGCGGAGAACTTTGTGAAGTCCAAAGAGGATGAAGAGAGTGAAGAAGAGGACATCAGTGATGGACACTGCACATCATCCGATGATGAAATTCCAGGACTAGAAGACCCTTGA
- the LOC113741552 gene encoding probable inactive receptor kinase At2g26730 — MDCVPPSWTSFMVFSLLLVKVSAETVEVRQALVQFLDNIYPANAGRDASWGWNLSSDPCDARWKGVDCRGTSSVRKIVLNEINLTGILDASSLCVTRSLAVLSLNDNNVFGNLPEEISNCSRLTHLYLSGNNFTGNLPKSLSRLNNLKRIDISNNRFSGALPDLSRISGLLSFLAENNQLSGEIPDFDFSNLAKFNVSYNNFSGPVPNEDGHFGPSSFLGNPELCGQPLSIACPTPPPVPAPTPAKKKHSSSKQYLIYSGYAILALIIIFLVGCKVFKRKKHGAKNSMAAENESSKPSSTSSDSKIREGSRSEFSIMSPATRKSSSLVVLSSPMVNGMQFEDLLRAPAELVGRGKHGTLYKVALNNSVTLAVKRIKDWEISRDDFKKRMQKINEVKHANVLPIVAYYCSEQEKLLVYEFQQDGSLFRLLNENQKSEMFDWGSRLNVAASTANALALMHQELHNDGIAHGNLKSSNILMNKDMDPCISEYGLKMLENHDEQFTTQIESIMDSDSQGSKKIFKADIYSFGVILLELLTGKLVQNRASDLAKWVHSVVREEWTAEVFDKALISEGASEERMVNLLQVALRCINPSLDARPSSSQVAVMINSIKGDEEKSTNTSIEL, encoded by the exons ATGGATTGTGTTCCACCCTCCTGGACATCATTCATGGTGTTTTCGCTTCTTCTGGTGAAGGTGAGTGCAGAAACAGTTGAAGTGAGGCAAGCATTGGTGCAATTTCTGGACAACATTTATCCAGCGAATGCTGGAAGAGATGCGAGTTGGGGGTGGAATTTGAGCTCAGACCCCTGCGATGCACGGTGGAAAGGGGTGGATTGTCGTGGTACTTCATCTGTCAGGAAAATAGTACTTAATGAGATCAATCTCACTGGAATTCTTGATGCCAGTTCTCTGTGTGTGACGAGATCACTTGCTGTTTTGAGCCTGAATGACAACAATGTTTTTGGAAATTTGCCTGAAGAGATATCAAATTGCAGTCGTCTGACACACTTGTATCTTTCTGGAAACAATTTCACAGGCAACCTTCCAAAATCTCTTTCGAGGTTGAATAACCTGAAAAGAATTGATATATCGAACAATAGATTCTCCGGTGCATTGCCTGATTTGTCAAGAATCTCAGGCTTGTTATCTTTCCTTGCTGAAAACAATCAGCTCAGTGGAGAGATACCAGATTTTGATTTCTCCAACCTTGCAAAGTTCAATGTTTCTTACAACAATTTCAGTGGACCTGTTCCTAATGAGGATGGTCATTTTGGTCCAAGTAGCTTCTTGGGTAATCCTGAATTATGTGGACAACCACTATCAATTGCATGTCCAACTCCTCCACCTGTTCCAGCTCCAACACCAGCCAAAAAGAAGCATTCCTCAAGCAAACAATACCTTATCTACTCTGGATATGCTATTTTGGCCTTGATCATTATATTCTTGGTTGGCTGCAAAGTCTTCAAGAGGAAGAAGCATGGTGCAAAGAATTCAATGGCAGCAGAGAATGAAAGTAGCAAGCCTAGTAGTACATCTAGTGATTCAAAGATTAGGGAAGGAAGTCGGTCAGAATTTTCCATAATGTCTCCTGCAACAAGGAAAAGTTCATCTCTAGTTGTTCTTTCAAGTCCAATGGTCAATGGCATGCAATTTGAGGATCTGCTACGAGCACCAGCAGAATTGGTTGGAAGAGGAAAACATGGAACCCTCTATAAGGTCGCACTCAATAATTCAGTGACCTTAGCAGTGAAAAGGATCAAGGACTGGGAGATTTCACGGGACGATTTTAAGAAGAGGATGCAGAAAATAAATGAAGTGAAGCATGCGAATGTGTTGCCTATTGTTGCCTATTATTGCTCTGAGCAGGAGAAGCTCTTAGTTTACGAATTCCAGCAGGATGGCAGTCTCTTCAGACTCCTTAATG AAAACCAGAAAAGTGAGATGTTTGATTGGGGAAGCAGATTAAACGTTGCAGCTAGTACTGCTAATGCATTAGCTCTCATGCATCAGGAGCTTCACAATGATGGCATTGCACACGGAAACCTTAAATCCTCCAACATATTGATGAACAAGGATATGGACCCCTGCATTAGTGAGTATGGCCTAAAGATGCTTGAGAATCATGATGAACAATTTACTACTCAAATTGAAAGCATAATGGATAGTGATTCACAAGGCAGCAAGAAAATCTTCAAAGCCGACATTTATTCCTTCGGTGTAATTCTCCTTGAGCTGCTGACAGGCAAGCTTGTTCAGAACAGGGCATCTGACTTGGCTAAGTGGGTACATTCAGTAGTGAGAGAAGAATGGACAGCTGAAGTTTTTGACAAGGCACTGATTTCAGAAGGTGCAAGTGAAGAAAGGATGGTTAATTTGTTGCAGGTGGCTTTGAGGTGCATAAATCCTTCCTTAGATGCAAGGCCTAGCAGCAGTCAAGTTGCTGTGATGATAAACTCTATAAAAGGCGATGAAGAGAAATCCACAAATACAAGCATTGAGCTCTAA